The nucleotide sequence TTGGTAAAACTACCTAACCTATCTCACCCCCTGTCGAAGGATCCGACCCCATGAGCCAACCGATCAAGATCGTTGCCGTTCTGACCGCGCTGCCCGGCAAGGCCGCGGACCTGCGCGCGCTGATCGACACGATGCTGGCGCCCAGCCGGGCCGAACCGGGCAATCTGCGCTATGACCTGTGGCAGGACCGGGCCGACCCCGCCCGCTTCGCCATCGACGAGTTGTATGTCGACGAAGCGGCCATTGCCGCGCACCGCGACAGTGCCCATTTCCGCGCCTTCGCCGCCGCCAGCGCGGCGCTGACCGAACGCGACGTCCTGCTGCTCGACCCCATCGACGTCGCCTGAACCCAAGGAGACCGCCTCATGTCACTCAAGGACATTCTGCCCGGCAAGCTCGGCTTTGGCGCCGCGCCGCTTGGCAACATGTTTCGCGCCATTCCCGAAGAGGAAGCGCTCGCCACGGTCGAGGCCGCGTGGAACGACGGCATCCGCTATTACGACAACGCCCCCTTTTACGGCGCGGGGCTGGCCGAGCTTCGCATGGGTGAGGCGCTGGCCGGGCGTCCGCGCGACGAATATGTCATCAGCACCAAGGTCGGCCGCGTCATCCTGGACGAGGTTGAGGATGTCAGCCTGCGCGACAATGGCGAAAAGGGCGATGTCTTTGCCCATGGCCGCCCCAACCGCATCGTCAACGATTACTCCTATGACGCCACGCTGCGCTCGATCGAGGACAGCCTGAAGCGGCTGCGGACCGACCATATCGAAATCGCCTTCGTCCACGATCTGGCGCAGGATTTCTGGGGCGACCAGTGGATCGCCCGGTTCGAGGAAGCGCGCGGCGGCGCGTTCAAGGCGCTCGACCGGCTGCGCGACGAAGGGGTGATCAAGGCCTGGGGCCTTGGCGTGAACAAGGTGGAGCCGATCGAGCTGCTGCTCGAACTGGAAGAGCCCCGGCCCGACGCGTTTCTGCTGGCCGGGCGCTATACGCTGCTCGACCACGCCCGCGCGCTTCAGCGGGTGATGCCGATGGTGGCCGAACGCGGCCTGGGCATCGTCGTCGGCGGCCCCTACAGCTCCGGCGCGCTCGTCGGTGGGCCGAATTTCGAATATGCGCCCGCCACGCCCGCCATTCTTGACAAGGTCGCCCGGATCAAGGCGATTGCCGACCGCCACGGCGTCAGCATGAAGGCCGCCGGGCTGCAATTCTCGCTCGCCAACCCCGCCGTCGCGGCGGTCATCCCCGGTGCCAGCCGCCCCAGCCGCATTGCGGAGGACAGCGCCGCGCTTACCGAATCGGTCCCGGCCGATTTCTGGCGGGCGTTGCGCGATGCCGCGCTGGTTCACCCCGACGCCCCGCTGCCCGGCGCGGCATAACCCAGATTGCCCCGCAGGCGCCCGCAAACGGCGCTTGCGGGGATGCCGCACCCCGCCCATTTGAAAGCGGCGCGCGCAGGACGTATATCGGCGCCATGGCAACCCTCCTGACTCCCGCTCCCAAGGGCCGCCCGCGCGGCTTTTGCGCCGAAACGGCGCTGGCGGCGGCGCTGCGCGTATTTTGGACCAAGGGGTATGAAGGCGCTTCGATCACCGACCTGACCGAAGCGATGGGCATCACCCGGCCCAGCATGTACGCCGCATTCGGCAACAAGGAGGCGCTGTTTCGTCAGGCGCTGGACCTGTATGAGCGCGAAAAGCTGGACTATATGCGCTGCGCACTTGACGCGCCGACCGCGCGCGGTGTGGCCGAACGGCTGATGCGCGGCGGCATCGACAACCAGACCAGCGATTGCGCGGCCAAGGGGTGCCTTGGCGTCATCAGCAGCATTGCGTGCGGCGACGAATCGCAGGCCATTCGCGAAGAGGTGATCGCCCGGCGTGCATCGTCACGCGCGGCAATGGTCGAACGCTTCGAGCGTGCACGCGCGGACGGCGATTTCGGCGCCGATGTCGTGGTCGACGATCTGATCAACTATCTGTTCGCCTTTCTTCAGGGGCTGGCCGTTCAGGCGGGCGCCGGTGCCACGCGCGAACAGCTGGAATGCACCGTCGACCTGGCGCTGCGTTTGTGGCCCACGCGCTGAAGGCCGCTCTCCGATTTTTTTTGAACCGATCGGTATGAAAGTCGCTTGACCCGTCACAGGGTGGTTTATATACCGCTCGGTATGGAAGCGGTGCAGTATTGAGTACCGCAATCCGCGATTGAAAAACACCGCCGCGTTCGCGAAACGCCGCCCGTTCGACCGTCCGTGTCGTTCGGCGGATCGCGCCCGCGCGCCGTTCGGGGAAGGACGTTCGCCATGGCCTATCTTGCATTTGCCGAAACTGCCGCCGGTTGCGCCGACCTGCCGCTCGATGGCGGGCGCACCGCCACCCTTTCCGCGCTGGAATGGTCGGTGGTCGCACTGGCACGGCGTGACAGCCTGTCGTCGCTGCGCCAGCCGGGCCGCATCGCCATGGCGATGGGCACGTTGTTCGGCGAACGCCCCAATCCACGCCTTGCCGACCCCCGGCTTGAAGCACTTCGCCGGATCGCGGTGCTCAGCTGGCATCATGGCTACACGGTGGACGGCGACGAAGTGCGCGCCTTCCTCGATGCCGGCTTCGACCTGCGCCAATATGAGCTGGTCGTCGACAGCATCGCCGCCGACCGCGCCCGCGCGACATCGGCCCGCGCCCGCCGCGCCGCCTGACCCGCTTGCGCGCGGACATCGCCGCGCCCATTTCGGGTCGATGACCCCGCCGCTCCCCCGGTGCCGCTGATGGCGCTTGCCGAACTTGGCCGGTTCAACCGGATCGAGGCGCATGTGGTCGCCGGCGCACTGGAAGCAGCCGGCATCCCCGCCGTCAGCTTCGACGCGGAAATGAGCCTTGGGGAAGGCAGCGCTTTCCTCATCCCCGTGCGCGTGATGGTCGATGCCGACGATCTGGCCGAAGCGCGCGCCGTGCTGGCCGAAGCATCGGGCGACTGATCGCGACTGCCCGAAAATTGGGCAGCCGTTCGCCGATGCACAAAAATCAACACTTCGGTAACAAATAGGGCGGGTGGCGGCCACGCAAACCCGCCATTTTGCCATTTGGCACGCCCCTTGCTGATCTGTTCCTCGGGAAACAGCCGAGGGGGCGACATGAAGCTAATCATCGCCATCATCAAACCGTTCAAGCTCGACGAGGTGCGCGAAGCGCTGACCGAAGTCGGGGTGGCCGGCATGACCGTCAGCGAAGTGAAGGGTTTTGGCCGTCAGAAGGGCCAAACCGAAATCTATCGCGGCGCCGAATACTCCACGAACATGGTGCCCAAGATCAAGGTCGAGGTGGTCTGCGCCACCGACCTGGCCCCGCGCGTGGTTGAAGTCGTTCAAGCTGCCGCGAACACCGGTTCGATCGGCGACGGCAAGATCTTCGTGCTCGATGTCGGTCAGGCGGTGCGGATTCGCACCGGCGAAACCGACCAGACGGCGCTGTGAGGGGGGACAGGATGAAGCGTTTGATTGCACCTTTCGCCGCCGGCGCGGCGAGCCTGATGGCGGCGATGCCCGCCTGGGCGCAGGAAGCGGCCGCTGCCGCGCCCACGCCCGACAAGGGCGATACCGCCTGGATGATGATCTCGACCGTGCTGGTCATGGCGATGATCG is from Sphingomonas sp. IW22 and encodes:
- a CDS encoding putative quinol monooxygenase, whose amino-acid sequence is MSQPIKIVAVLTALPGKAADLRALIDTMLAPSRAEPGNLRYDLWQDRADPARFAIDELYVDEAAIAAHRDSAHFRAFAAASAALTERDVLLLDPIDVA
- a CDS encoding P-II family nitrogen regulator, with product MKLIIAIIKPFKLDEVREALTEVGVAGMTVSEVKGFGRQKGQTEIYRGAEYSTNMVPKIKVEVVCATDLAPRVVEVVQAAANTGSIGDGKIFVLDVGQAVRIRTGETDQTAL
- a CDS encoding TetR/AcrR family transcriptional regulator; this translates as MATLLTPAPKGRPRGFCAETALAAALRVFWTKGYEGASITDLTEAMGITRPSMYAAFGNKEALFRQALDLYEREKLDYMRCALDAPTARGVAERLMRGGIDNQTSDCAAKGCLGVISSIACGDESQAIREEVIARRASSRAAMVERFERARADGDFGADVVVDDLINYLFAFLQGLAVQAGAGATREQLECTVDLALRLWPTR
- a CDS encoding DUF2007 domain-containing protein, with product MALAELGRFNRIEAHVVAGALEAAGIPAVSFDAEMSLGEGSAFLIPVRVMVDADDLAEARAVLAEASGD
- a CDS encoding aldo/keto reductase; the protein is MSLKDILPGKLGFGAAPLGNMFRAIPEEEALATVEAAWNDGIRYYDNAPFYGAGLAELRMGEALAGRPRDEYVISTKVGRVILDEVEDVSLRDNGEKGDVFAHGRPNRIVNDYSYDATLRSIEDSLKRLRTDHIEIAFVHDLAQDFWGDQWIARFEEARGGAFKALDRLRDEGVIKAWGLGVNKVEPIELLLELEEPRPDAFLLAGRYTLLDHARALQRVMPMVAERGLGIVVGGPYSSGALVGGPNFEYAPATPAILDKVARIKAIADRHGVSMKAAGLQFSLANPAVAAVIPGASRPSRIAEDSAALTESVPADFWRALRDAALVHPDAPLPGAA